One Glycine soja cultivar W05 chromosome 7, ASM419377v2, whole genome shotgun sequence genomic window, GTTCATCATTTCCCTTTCACTTCCAATGGATTTCTCCACTTCTTAACTCCTTTCTTTCATTAAATTCCAATTCCTGCCACCATGTTCTTCTCTCATACACCAACATGCATTTACTGCCCTTaccatttttctgttttttttttctctcctgttTGGTAAACTGAGGCCATTGTTTCCTACTATCGAATTCGTTTTTAATACCAGATTAGAACAAATTCCTGGTAGGGTTCTGCATTTAAGCTGACATACTTTTTCAAAGCTCATTTTGGAATTATCAATGTTCTCTCACGAGAACCTAGAGGAAAATAATTCTCACTTCAGTTTAAGTCattaattcctttaaaaaattaaacaagtcTTTTCTATCTTTCCCTTATTTTACTTCATGAAGGCATACTCTTATGAAATAGGAGAGCGAAGCACCAGATAAACATTTGAAGAAGTAATATTGTCTATTTTACATTACTCTGAAAGTTGACATACATGGCCAACCAATTGTCATTTTGTTACCTTGGTAGGATCTTTTTGAATTTGTAGACATTGCTGGATTTCAAGAAATTTTGTCTGGAACCTATAGACTTGTGAGTGTCTCTTTCCCTATCCGCTTGATTTCTGGATTGAacctttatattattttactatgGCATGGTTTCTTTTAGTGTTGTAAGTAACTAAAGGTGTTGTTTAGTTTCTGTCAATGCTTTATTACCACAAATTTTACATTAAGATCATCGAACTTCATGCTTGATAGAGTATGTTCAAAATTACCTAGGTGAATCTCAGTGATCATTGTTTCCTAACACATGTCATGAGTTATGCTAGTTCCAAGTTTATGTCTAATTAATACCCGGTAATGCATTTAATTTATACTAGTCCtaatatttaaaacatgttaatGTGACATGATCATATCAGAATATGCtggttttcatatttttcatactaCTTTCTATTTTATATGATCCATTAAATAcattgattatatattttaacagCACAATGTCCTCAAATTAATTCAGTGACTGTTATAACTTTTTGTGAAAACTGATAAAGGCTTAGTTGATGGcagttggtttttttttttttaaatcttgatCATTAATTATAACTAGCAGGATATGATctctttataattaattgaaatgaTCCACTTTTCACTGCTCCAATATTTTAACAGGTACAGCATTTCCCGCGTCGTGCTTACGGTATTGAAGATTTCTCGTCAACCTTCGATGAAGTTGGCCTTAGCAACAATGAAACTTTGTATGTGGAGAAGATTTCGGCCCCAAGAAAACTTTGAAACggttgataaaaaagaaaaaggaaaaagtaatCTTTGTGACGGATGATATTCATTGAAGACAATGGGAGGGCATCTTTTTGTCTATACAGATCTCCTAGTTGTCAAGTATTATACTTTCAAATGAAAGAATTGGCAATTGGACAAACATACATGATCATTTGATTGAACTCATTTCCTAATTTCTAGGTTCATCGTTCATTTAGAGTGTGATAAGATACTGAAAAAGTTTATTTCTGTGATTTTAGTTTGAGATTGTAGAATAAATTGGGTGGatcattatcttttttatttcttaaatttattcaGTTGAAGCTGAGAGGGCTGAGGGATTGAAAGAAGAGATTTATGCCATCTTCTTGTCCTTTAGTCTAATCGTGCTTTTCACCCATTCTGCTAACAATGAACATGAAGTCATCATGAGCTACAAAGCAGATAGATTATCATGGCCACAAAGTGAATGGAAAACAAGTTGGGTAGTTAACAATGCAAAGTCTAATTATACAGCAAAAATTTTgtgcttttaaattaaaaaagacaagaaagcCAAATTTCATGTTTCAATAATTATTCTTCAattcaaagaatttaaaaagacatttttaaataaacagtTTTGGATGAGTTGTGTAGCCCCTCTAGCTAGGAAACAGCTAATTCATCAGCCCTTATAGATTGAAGCATGATCAAGTTGGACCACATTGACAGAAGAGTCATAGTCATGGGAACATAGTCATGTGATTCGGTGAAAACTATTTTACCTAACTTTGCCCGTTTGGATCACTAACTAGCATAGCACTAGAAGTATATTCATTTTTAGCTTGAATTGTATTTCACTTTGGATTGagttttactttttcattacCCACTTTTTTGACTTCCTATCTGTCCTAACGCCTATGTTATCtcaattttaaggaattgtcaATTATTTGGATGCATTAAAACTTCAGGAAAAGCTGGTATTGGATGGAAAGTCTGATGGTATTCTGTCCTTGCAACAGGTATCAACATGTGAATGTAATGTGGTgcattggaaaaaataaaattgatcttAACTAAAAATTTTAGAGTGAATAGGAGCTGAACTTCACTAGACTCATAGCGACACCAAGCCCATTTTATATCCAGTTATAGCAGTTCGTGAAATGGGACTTGGTGCTTGCAAGTAATGTATAAAAAGGTTGtctaaattatgattgaattgGCAACTCTATATAGTGTAATTCCGGGGTTTGAGGTTGGAGATAGGAAGATAGGTGTAATTGGTGTTTAAATTTGGGAAGGAATTACTTCTCACAGGCTGgaatttgatattaaatattGCTCCTAATTTGAACTACTCTAGTCTCTAGTCACATTAAGAATGCGCTGAATGTATATAGACCAAATTAAGCATATGCAAGTGAGTTAAAGGTTAACATATGACAACAAGGACCAAACGGGTAACCTTTGCACGTACAAGGACCAATTCAAAAAACTTTTAAGAATAGGGACCAAATTAAAAATCTGCCACATGTATAAACactaaattatatgtttaaacttttctttatcTTCCTTCCACTCTAAGATTGAGGCAtagctttttagttttttcaatAAGCACTTACATGAACAAGGCTCAATTGGTAATCTTAAAAAGGTAATCTTTGGGTACGTGATTTGAGCGCCTGTTGTAAGCAATACGTTAATGGAAAGGCCCTATAATTGTTTCATTTTCCTGTCCTCGATTCTTGTTGTTATGTGGCAAACCCCCACCAACTCTGCACATTTTTGCATATTCAAAGTTAGAATTTAGTTGAACATGTTTAGAGATGAAAGTATTGAATTGCGAACTGGTGCAAGGGCATGAACTTGCACACACATTTTTTCTGATGAAAGATTAGACGAGGTAGAAAAAAACTATTTAGATATTTATGGCATGGACATGAATAAAAGCTACTAATGTTAAGACATTGTGATATTTAATTACTCATATAATAGCTTTTGAATAAGGGAACATAAGTAATCAAACATTAAATAATGTCAGATGTCCATTCTATTTAAGGAGATAAGAGGCATGTTATGGCAATACGGCCCATATTGAGACAACTTGGTTTTTACTAATTACCAGTTCCTGTTCCAATCAATTTACATGCTTTCCCactatattaaaatttgatgaaaaGCTGCCTCAAATATTCCAGGGCCCATAATTTTACAAAGAATTTTTCACTTTTACCACTAACAAGAATGAGAGTTTGAAAGAATTGACTCATGAGAAAATtcacaataaaagaaaaacagaatCCTGAAGCATATCAAACTAAGTGCTAGCTGTGTTGGTTTCTCTCTGGTGGTGGGGATGTCCAGTACTCTTTTACTGCTACCAGAATCTTCTGTCTCTCATAAGGCCCTTCTTCATGGTCTGTAATTCTGGCATCCCATTGCATTTCATCTGCAATGATCTTCACCTTCGTCAACACATCCACATCATCTCTCAAAATGACACTGCCTTGTGGCCGCAAAATCCGGTCCATCTCGAGAAGAATGTCCACCATATCACATCTGTGACACATTAATTTGATACATTAGTAAGGTTCTAAAACTTTAATTATAGTCATTACTGAGATAAggtgtttcttaatttttaaagttaacTAGAAAAAACAGGCGATGCTATATCTATCCCTTAAACTTTTGAGCTAACCAAAATGGCATCACCTCATATGACTTATTAGTTAGGATTAGTTTCCACTTCTTCTGTCCTATAATAAGTGTCATCCtagattattttacttttacagataccaaaaaaaactaataaatagatgaaaaagagtaataattttacaaaattaaccaAAATAACATCACCTCATAATGTCATATAAAAACCAAAATGACATCACCCCAAATGACTATGATTAGTTAGGAGTAGCTTGGTGACTACTACACCAACCCTCATCACCTAACAGGTGATGCTGTTTCTTGAATTTTTTAGCTATAAAAACCAAAATGACATCACCCCAAATGACTATGATTAATTAGGATTTGTTTGTCAATATTGGACTTTTAATTTGACAAATAAGATTTAGAATTTTGTTAGACTAAAAAACTAGGTTCTCTAGATTTGGCAATTACGTCTAATTGATTCTAAATCATTACCTGTTCTGGTAGAGGCTAAAAACCGAATCACCATGTATGAAGTCATAAGTTCGCGGGTAAGTGGACATGGCTTCACACCTGAAACAAGACAAAAGTTAGTATGCAATGAAATTTAACTACCATGTCTaggacaattttaaattttatttttataatactaGATTGAAGGATTGCAATTGTTAAACAGTGTTCTGTCTATAGTAAAGGACAAAAACGGGTAGAAATTGAGTTGTGTGTGTAGCACATAAGCAGGCATGATTTACACTCCTTTTGTCATAACGCTGCTGTTGGTGGCAGGCTATGCTATGGAAGAAGGATTTGGTCACGGAAACGCAACAAAACACAGTAAATGTCCAAATTATATGACATGGAAACACCCCCACACAACACTCAAGATGAGTCTTAAAAAACATGTGAAAGGTGTTGTTTCATTCCAAACCGCTCTTAAGCAttacattgaatttttttttaatctcaaaaTAAGATGAAATTATCCAACTCAACACAACCTAAGTTGCTCTTAACCTGTTAAAGAACAGATTGAATTGGGTTGAAATCAAACAAAGTTCAATTCTAGTAAGTTTGTGGGTTAGATTGGGTTGACatgtcaaaatataaaaaaagaaaaaaaaaacattaaaaaagatGAACTGACTCGCATGTTGACtcactaaataaataatttaaatattcaaacataaatataatagtacaattataaaaatgtcatCTTACTAAATTGATTTGATACAAATACTTTCTAGAATCTAAcatcatattatattttattctaaaaaatatttttttaatatcactaATGTGTGTCCATTCATACAAAAGTGTTTTGCTCACAAGTGTatgaatcaacaaaaaaatatttcgtTAATTAAACACTCAAGAAAAAGTGTCCCGTAAATGTCATAGAAGTGTTAGAAAAGTGTCAGTGTTAATGTGAAAAACAATTTGACACCGTGACACATCAAATGGGAGAGGTGTCCATACCCTATAGGTGATATAGGTCCTTGACcatataaaaagttttaaactATCAACTAAGAACATGCTGATTATCTAATTATGATTTTCAAAATACCTTTTTTTCACTCATCTACCTATATTGCTTGTCTATTAATAAATCACTGAGGTTCTCCCTAGTAAAAGAAGAAAGGCATACCAGTTCTGATAGGTTCCAATCAATCCACGTTCATACACAACACCAAGGGTGTTGATTTCAGCCTCAACAGGGACAATGTTCATGACCCACACAGGATCATCAACTAGTGCAGCTGCAAAGCCTCCCAAGTAAGCATTCATATCAAGCAGATTTCTGTATCTCCCACGCTCCGCTAGTTGATGATCCAGTTTCTTGTAGTATGCCAATCTCTTTTTCCATAACTTGGTATTTTCTGTGAACATCTCAGCCGTTATTCCTTCCAAACTCTCACTTCTAATCCTTGGGGGAATTGAAGTTAGTCTATTAGGCCAGTTAGCCAATCCCCCACCGCCACTAACTTCTTTGATGTTCTTTACCTCAGGAAGTGGGGTCAAGCATGTATCCAGCTTAGTGTACCTGCAATGAAAAAGGCTTGATAAAGCAAAAATAAcctaaagaaaaacatgcattaaaaaaagtttaatttctatgctCTATTAGCATACAAAATTCTATGATGTCAATCAATCAGAATTCATAGTAGGTGTGACTTTTAAGAGTTATTGTAAAAGTCaaacaaacttattatatatgacAACTTGTAATTAGATTACAATATAAAATCTCTACATATATCAGCATATAAATTATTCTCTCTTAAAACAATTGAGTGGCAAAAAAGGAATGTTATCATCTTGTTGCCCAATAAGATGTAGGAACCTTTAGAAATGCAGTATGAAACAAGGAAGAATATGCAACACAAGCTTAAGTGGCTAGGTAGTATGTTCTAAAGATAGGCTTACTAACTAAAGCTGACATCTGACTGAACACATTGTGCTGACTAGTCTCTTTACCATCCAACTAGTTTTGGTATTACTTCCAAACTCTCTTTGGCAGCAAgaataattttctcttttcttttggcAAGAAACACTGTAAAAGCTAATGGAAAGGAGGCAGAACATAATAGTCCAACTAATTCCTCCTACCAATGAATTCATGAGATCAATATCAAAGCTGAAAAATGTGACATTACCATGCTGTGTCTGGATCCTGTGCCTCACCACATAAGGGTCTACTACCACTCTTGAAGATCTTTCGCTTGAGTTTGCAATGTGCATGATTGGTTGGCTTCTGCCATACTGCAAGGTCGTCCTTTTGCACCAACTTTTTCCAGCATAGACTCTTAGCTACATCCTCAATACCATCCTGTTCTTCTTTGAGACTTTCATGAGTCCTTTCCCAACCTCTCCAGTGTTTCTCATAGTTTATTGGTGGCCCTGATAGAATCCAATACCCCCCTGGACGTAGCACTCGATCAATTTCAGTCAAGTATACTCCATCTGCCCAGGCCACAAACAATGCATTGTCACATTTCATGCAAACACTCATTGGAAGCCTAGAAATGTGAACATGATTTACATTATATTTAGgctttggataaacttctcccCATAAgcatttataggagaaaaaagtaaggtaaaatgaattaaatatatctcgcaagctaaaatcaactcaaatGAATGTTAGTAGCATTTTTCTCTTACACTCTTTTTTTAACACTCTTTCCAATTCATAGAGTGTCAACTACTCACTAGCATTCCTTAATCAACCTatgcttttcattttttatggatGTTCTCTCATCTAATTTTTCTTCGGAAGTTGAAGTGATAAGTTTATTTtaactgaaaaaaaattcaattcattttacctttttattctAGATACTTAAAAGAAGAAGTTTATCCATATAAGATCATGTTAGGGACTAATGGATGTACCATACTGGCCCCAAGGAATGAGGCAACGAGAGCAATGAGCCATGTCAAAGGCCCTTGAAGGGTATGGAAGCCTGATTGTGGCAAGAATTCCAATCAATGCAGGAATACCTCGTTCAAGAGCAAATTGAACCTGGGATATATGAGTATCTCTTGGTGCAAATGACATTGTTAAAATGTCACGGGATAGAAGATAAGCTCCAAAGCTTGCAACCTGAGTTGTAAATTGCAAATTGTCAAAAGGCCAAAATAAAATGTCATACAAAAGACTGAACTtatgcttattaaaaaaatctaatgcgGTTGTTTTGAGTATCTTTCAATAGATGAACACATGTTATGTCACTAATACTAGTGCCTGTTGTAGTTACTGTGATGTTGATAGTCATCCCAGGAACATAAatgttactttttattattattattattataatttcacatatatcgctataaaaataaatattacaaaagtggataattaaatatatatatatatatatataatataatataattagatAACTAGATAATAGTGTACAAAATCTTTGTGGTATTaggatattttaattaaattctattaCTAATTTACTATCATTATTACTACGCATGTGGAGGGAGGAGGTGAAGTCTTGATTAAGTAACTTATAATTCAGGAAACGGGAAGTATGATTGAGATGGTTAGGTTGTAAGCTGTCATTTTCTTATTGTGCTTTTCACCTATTTTCCAACAAACAATGTCaagacaaaaacagaaaagcaGATTATGATCGCCACAAAGTGAATTAAAAGACAGTTTGGACTGTTTGGTAATTTAATATTGCAATGTTTAGTTAAATCATTGAACCAAAAAAGCTTCATGCTTTCCAAGAGAACAAATTTTATAACCTAAATAGTCATTTTCGTTTTAAAGGtgtaaaacacaaataaattaatcttaaaaaaatgaaaaattcaaattttaatatttgaaaggaaaaaagaaatacaataaattgATTTATCCGTTAACTTAATGTTAACAAAATAAGTCTATGTGGTACATTGAGGAACGAATTTGTCAGCACTCTACGCATTCAAgacgaaaatgactatttatccaaaatataatttaatttttatttttcactccttttttaattgttataagCATAACATTgcaataaatacttaaaaaaacaaaaaaaacataagttaaaacaaacataataataagtataatattgattaatagacataatttttttattattttaaaatttctaatgtgatAAAATGTTACTATAATATAAGACTCAAGCAAAAATGTACCAccattaagttaattttataaaaaaatgatatctaACTTGATTCTGTCAATACTTATATTGTTATGATACAAATTTCAGACtaacagaaaaattatgtttattaattaatattatatttattattattatattttttaaatgtttattataatattatatttttaa contains:
- the LOC114417846 gene encoding plant UBX domain-containing protein 9-like → MPDGRLICRHFIKTDKLEDLFEFVDIAGFQEILSGTYRLVQHFPRRAYGIEDFSSTFDEVGLSNNETLYVEKISAPRKL
- the LOC114418491 gene encoding probable methyltransferase PMT15, with protein sequence MANTNNFLTQLHNCTRKKPNTLFTNLYLLTFATFLCTLFYFLGLWRHYPTTTAAAIAAVAESSSLCFHPNTTATTQSSTNLDFAAHHLLPDLPPTVARGPYLPPCASPFSEHTPCEDQQRSLSFPRHRLAYRERHCPAPEERLRCRIPAPYGYRQPLRWPASRDAAWYANAPHKELTVEKKGQNWVRFDGNRFRFPGGGTMFPRGADQYINDIGKLINLRDGSVRTAIDTGCGVASFGAYLLSRDILTMSFAPRDTHISQVQFALERGIPALIGILATIRLPYPSRAFDMAHCSRCLIPWGQYDGVYLTEIDRVLRPGGYWILSGPPINYEKHWRGWERTHESLKEEQDGIEDVAKSLCWKKLVQKDDLAVWQKPTNHAHCKLKRKIFKSGSRPLCGEAQDPDTAWYTKLDTCLTPLPEVKNIKEVSGGGGLANWPNRLTSIPPRIRSESLEGITAEMFTENTKLWKKRLAYYKKLDHQLAERGRYRNLLDMNAYLGGFAAALVDDPVWVMNIVPVEAEINTLGVVYERGLIGTYQNWCEAMSTYPRTYDFIHGDSVFSLYQNRCDMVDILLEMDRILRPQGSVILRDDVDVLTKVKIIADEMQWDARITDHEEGPYERQKILVAVKEYWTSPPPERNQHS